In Myxococcales bacterium, the genomic window CTGGGCGAACTTGCGGTTCGTGGCTCAGGTCCGCCACACCTATCTGGTGTGTGAGGCGGACGATGGCCTGTACGTGCTCGATCAACACGCGGCCGCCGAACGCGTCATGTTCGACAAGCTGCGGAAAGCCTATCGCTCGAGCTCGGTGGCCTCGCAAGCGCTGCTCTTCCCCGTGTTCGTCGAGGTCACCAGCGCGGAGGCCGAGTTGGTCGCGGCGCGCGGCGACGAGATCGCGGCCGTCGGGCTCGACCTCCGAGTGCGCGGGCCCGAGAGCCTGAGTGTGCATGCGGTGCCGAAGCTGCTGCAAAAAGGCAGCCCTGAGCGGCTCGTGCGTGATCTGCTCAGTGAGGTCACGCGCGGCGGAGGTCGCGGATTTTCCGACGCCGTCGATCTGGCTCTCGCCACGATGGCTTGCCACGCTTCGATCCGAGCGGGTGATCCGATCTCTGCCGACGAAGCGGCGGCGCTGCTCGCCGCGCTCGACGGGGCTGACTTTGCGGGCCACTGCCCCCACGGCCGGCCCGTCGTCACGTTCACCGGTTGGAACGAGCTGGACCGACGCGTCGGACGGCGCTGATGACCGATCCGCTGCTCGTGCTCGTGGGCCCGACCGCGTCCGGCAAGACGGAGCTCGCGATCCGCCTCGCCGAGGCCATCAACGGGGAGATCATCAGCGCCGACAGTGTGCAGGTCTATCGCCACTTCGAGATCGGTACGGGCAAACCGTCACGAGAAGAGCGTGCGCGCGCCCCGCATCATCTGATCGACGTCGTCGAGCCGGACGCAGCGATGGACGCGGCGCAGTGGGCAGAGCTCGCGGACGAGAAGGTCCGGGAGATCCGCGACAGGGGCCGACGCGCCATCGTGTGCGGGGGCACGTTTCTCTGGGTCCGTGCCCTCACTCGCGGGCTGGCGGATGCTCCTCCGGCTGACCCGGCCATCCGCGAACGCCATCAACTGCGCGCCGAAGCAGAGGGTCGTGGCGCGTTGCACGCGGAGCTCCGGCGCGTCGACCCGAAGACCGCGGAGCGCCTGGCAGAAAATGACCTCGTGCGCGTGAGCCGAGCGCTCGAGGTCTTCGAGCTCTCGGGCATCATGCTCAGCCAGTGGCACGCCGACCATGCATTCCGCGAGGTGCGACATCCGCATCGACTGATCGGCATTCGTCACACACCCGAGGCCCTCGATAGTCGCATCCGGGCGCGCGCAGAGGCCATGCTCGCCGCGGGGTTCGTCTGCGAGGTCGAGTCGCTCGTTGCACGAGGCTTCGATGGCGCGCGTGCCATGCGCTCGGTCGGTTACAAACAGGTCCACGACGCGCTGAGCACGGGTCGCGCCATCGACACCACGGCGCTCGCTGAACAGATCATCCGCGCAACGCGCGTGTTTGCCCGGCGTCAGCGGACATGGCTGCGCGATCAACCGGTTCGTTGGCTGGAGCCGCAGAGCGCACTCTCGGGCGACGTAGCCTCTGTGATGGACGAATTGGAGCGGTCAGTCGGCCCCAAGGGCGAGTGACGCATCCAAGAGCTCGGCGAAGCTCTGCGGTTGGAAGGTCTTGGCGGCTGCAACGAAGGCACTGGCTGGCGGAGCCGCTGCCGCGAGCGCGGGGCGCTCGACGACCTGAGGTCGCACCACCTCGGGCGCCGCTGGGCGCTCGTCGCGAACCAGGTGCACGGGCGGCGCTTCGGCCACCGGCTCGCCCAGCTCCAGCTCCGCGTCGTCGCCTGGCTCGAGCTCCACGGTGGAGCCGAGCTGAGCCGCGGTTGGCTGCGTACGCGAAACGATGTCGACTTCGGCGAGCTCGTCGATCTCCGGCAGCGGCGGCGCCGCGAGCGCGTGCTGAGGCGGAACCGCAGCTTGCGGCCCTGACTCGGGCGGCGGGGTCTTGAGGGGAATTTCCCGCCCTTCGTCCATCTCAACCTGCTCCGCGGCACCCGCGAGGGCTTCCCCCATGCTGCCCGCAATCGGTCGACGCGAGGACGCGGGAGGCTCGACGTCCGCCTCGGCGAGAGCCTCTTCCTCTCCCTCGTCGGTGATGTCGACGATGTCGTCTTCCAGCAAGTCGACATCTTCGAGGGATGCCTCACCCATTTCGACGGACACCTCTCCGTCGTCAACGGCGCTGGGGGCTTCCACCACGCGCACGATGGAAGTCTCCTCCGGGGGCGCAAGGGCTGGCTCGGCAACGGCTGCAATCGCCGGCTCGCTCGCCGGAACAACCTGTGCAACCGGCTCACTTTCCGGAACCATCTCGGCGACCGGAACCATCTCGGCGACCGGCTCCAGCGCGACAACCGCTTCGGGCTCGGCAGCGGCAGACGCCTGAGCTGCGACCACGACGCGGGGCCGGGCGGCATTGGCCTGCACGCGCTCGAGCAGTCCTTGCAACCGCGTGATCTGATCTTGCGAGCCCATCATGCCCCGCTTCCTTCATGCAGGCGCTCGAGGGCTTCGCCGAACGACTTTCCTTCGGACAGCCAAGCTCGGACCCGCTCTGCACCACGGGCACCGGTCATCAAGAACCGAACGTGTTCTGCGTCGCGA contains:
- the miaA gene encoding tRNA (adenosine(37)-N6)-dimethylallyltransferase MiaA; this encodes MTDPLLVLVGPTASGKTELAIRLAEAINGEIISADSVQVYRHFEIGTGKPSREERARAPHHLIDVVEPDAAMDAAQWAELADEKVREIRDRGRRAIVCGGTFLWVRALTRGLADAPPADPAIRERHQLRAEAEGRGALHAELRRVDPKTAERLAENDLVRVSRALEVFELSGIMLSQWHADHAFREVRHPHRLIGIRHTPEALDSRIRARAEAMLAAGFVCEVESLVARGFDGARAMRSVGYKQVHDALSTGRAIDTTALAEQIIRATRVFARRQRTWLRDQPVRWLEPQSALSGDVASVMDELERSVGPKGE